Part of the Desulfolutivibrio sulfoxidireducens genome is shown below.
TTCGAACTGGGCATGGATCTGACCGTGTCCATCTTCGCCCCGGGCGAGGTGGTCAAGGTCACCGGAACCTCCATCGGCAAGGGCTTTCAGGGCGTTATGAAACGCTGGAACTTCGCGGGCCTCAAAGCCACCCATGGCACGGAAAAGGCCCACCGTTCCGGCGGTTCCATCGGCAACAACACCGAGCCCGGCAAGGTCATGAAGGGCAAGAAGATGGCCGGCCACATGGGCGCCAAGACAGTGACCTGCATTGGGCTCGAGATCGTGGACGTGCGGCCGGAGGACAATCTTCTCCTGGTCAAGGGGCCGATTCCCGGGCCCAAGAACGCCGTGGTTATGGTTCGCAAGCAGGGCTAGGGGTGATCGAAATGGCCAACGTGAAGATATTTGATCAGACGAAACGGGAAGTCGGAGAGCTTGAGCTTTCCTCCGAGATCTTCGAGGTCCCGGTACGGCCCGAGATTCTGCATCTGGTGGTGCGGGCCCAACTCGCGGCCAAACGGGCCGGAACCCACAGCACCAAGACCCGCAGCGAGGTGTCCGGCGGCGGGCACAAGCCCTGGCGGCAGAAAGGCACCGGCCGGGCCCGGGCGGGCAGCAACCGCTCTCCGTTGTGGCGGGGCGGCGCGGTCATCCACGGTCCCCACCCCCGGGATTACGAGTTCAAGGTCAACCGCAAGGTGCGCCAACTGGCGCTTAAGATGGCCCTGTCGGCCAAGCTTGGGGACGCGAGCCTTCTGCTGGTGGACAAGTTCGACGTGGCCGAGGCCAAGACCAAGCTCATGGCCAGGGTGGTCGGCGATCTCGGGCTGAGAAAAGCGTTGATTGTCTTGCCGGAGTCTGATAACACTCTCGAGCTTTCAGCAAGGAATTTGCCCGGCATCAAGGTCATCCGGCAGGACATGCTCAACGTCTACGACGTGCTTTTGCACGAGCAACTGGTGATGGCCACGGACGCCGTGCTTCGTGTACAGGAGAGGCTTCGCCATGGAGTACGCTAAAATACTGCTTCGGCCCCTGGTTTCCGAAAAGGCCACCTTCGTCAAGGACGCGGCCAACCAGGTCGTCTTCCAGGTCGCGCCCGGGGCCAACAAGATCGAGATCAAAAAGGCGGTCGAAGCCGCCTTCTCGGTCAAGGTGGAATCCGTGAGCGTGACGGTGCGCAAGCCCCGCAAACGCCGCCACGGGCGGACCATGCGCCGGGTGCCTGGTTTGAAGAAGGCCTACGTGACTCTGGCGGCGGGCGATAAAATCGAGTTTTTTGAAGGGGTCTAGACATGTCCATCCGCAAGCTCAAGCCCACCTCCGCCGGACGCCGGTTCCAGACCGTGTCCACCTTCGAGGAGGTCACCCGGAGCACGCCGGAGAAGTCCCTTACCGAGGGGCTGCCGCGCAAGGCCGGACGCAACACCTACGGTCGGATCACGGCCAGACGGCGTGGCGGCGGCAACAAACGGCTGTACCGGATCATCGATTTCAAGCGGGACAAGTGGGGCATCCCGGCCAAGGTGTTCTCCATCGAATACGATCCGAACCGTAGCGCCCGCATCGCCCTTCTGCATTATGCCGATGGGGAGAAGCGTTACATCCTGGCTCCGGTCGGCATCTCCGTGGGCGACACCCTGACCGCGGGCGAGACGGCGGACATCAAGTCCGGCAACGCCCTTCCCCTCAAGCGCATCCCCGTGGGCACGCTCCTTCACAACATCGAGTTGGCCCCCGGCCGCGGCGGCCAGATGTGCCGCGCCGCCGGAACCTACGCCCAGCTCATCGCCAAGGAGGGCAAGTACGCCCTGGTGCGCCTGCCCTCGGGCGAGGTCAGAAACGTCCTAGCCGCCTGTATCGCCACTGTGGGACAGGTGGGCAACGTCATGCACGAGAACATCTCCATCGGCAAGGCCGGCCGTAACCGCTGGCTCAATCGCCGTCCCAAGGTGCGTGGCGTGGCCATGAACCCGGTCGACCATCCCCTGGGTGGCGGCGAGGGAAAAAGCTCGGGCGGCCGCCATCCGGTGACCCCGTGGGGCAAGCCCACCAAGGGCTACAAGACCCGCAACGTCAAAAAGCCCTCTTCCAAGTTGATCGTGAAGCGGCGCGGCGAAAAGTAGGAGAATAGGATATGCCTCGTTCCCTGAAAAAGGGTCCCTTCGTGGACGGCCACCTGCAGCGAAAGGTCCAGATCGCCAACGAAAGCAAGGACCGCCGGGTGATCAAGACCTGGTCCCGCCGCTCCACCATCCTGCCCGAGATGGTGGGAATGACGTTCGCGGTGCACAACGGCAAGAAGTTCATCCCGGTTTTCGTTTCGGAAAACATGGTCGGACACAAGCTTGGCGAGTTCTCGCCCACGCGCACCTTCCACGGCCACGCCGCGGACAAGAAGACCAAGGCCAAGAAGTAAAGGCCGCGCCCGAGAACTTTGACCACGCACCAGGATAAAGAAATGGAAGCCAAAGCGATTGCCAGATACATCCGCGTCTCGCCGCAGAAGGCGCGGTTGGTGGCCGACAACATCAAGGGCCGCCCTGTCGAGGAGGCGATGAACATCCTCAAGTTCACGCCCAAAAAAGCCGCGCGGCTCATCGGCAAGGTGCTGCATTCCGCCGTGGCCAACGCCGAACAAATCTCGGGCGTGGATATCGACACGCTGACGGTCAAGCAGGTGATCATCAATCCGGGACCCTCCTGGAAACGCCTTTTGACTCGTTCCATGGGCAGGGCCAACCGGATCGTGAAACGCACCAGCCACATCACCGTTGTGGTCGCGGAAAGCTAGGAGCTTGACATGGGCCAGAAAGTTCATCCGTACGGATTCAGGCTGGGGTACAATAAGACCTGGATTTCCCGGTGGTTCACCAAGAAGGACTACCCCGCCTTTGTCTTCGAGGACAGCAAGATTCGCAAGTTCGTGAAGAAGTCCCTGTATCACGCCGGCATCTCGAAAATCGAGATCGAGCGGGCCGGGGGCAAGATCCGGCTGATCATCCACACCGCGCGTCCGGGTATCGTCATCGGCCGCAAGGGCACGGAGATCGAGAAGGTCCGGGCCGATTTGAAGCAGCGTTTCGGCCGGGAATTCACCGTCGAGGTCACCGAGATACGCCGTCCCGAGATCGACGCGCAACTCGTGGCCGAAAACATCGCCCTGCAACTGGAACGCCGGGTGGCCTTCAGGCGGGCCATGAAGCGCACCGTTGGGTTGTCGCGCAAGTTCGGGGCCGAGGGCATCAAGGTGGCCTGTGCCGGCCGCCTGGCCGGGGCCGAGATCGCCCGGGCCGAGTGGTACCGCGACGGCCGGGTGCCCTTGCAGACCCTGCGGGCGGACATTGACTACGGGTTGGCCACGGCCAAGACGACCTACGGGGTCATCGGGGTCAAGGTCTGGATTTTCAAGGGCGAGATACTCGACAGAGAGGTTGAAGCGTAATGTTGGCCCCTAATAAAACGAAATTCCGCAAGATGCAGAAGGGCCGCCTGCGTGGTCCGGCCACCCGCGGGGCCACCGTGTCCTTCGGCGAGGTGGGCATCAAGGCCGTGGAACACGGCAAGCTGACCAGCCAGCAGATCGAGGCCGCCCGCGTGGCCATCATGCGGCACATCAAGCGCGGCGGCAAGGTCTGGATCCGCATCTTCCCGGACCACCCCATCACCGAGAAGCCCGCCGAGGTCCGGCAGGGCAAGGGCAAGGGCGCCCCGGTGGGCTGGTACGCGGCGGTCAAGCCCGGCCGGGTGCTCTACGAGATCAAGGGCGTGGACATGGAAGTGGCCAAGATCGCCCTGACCCGGGCCATGCACAAGCTGCCCATCAAGACCCGGATCGTGGTCAAGGAGGTGGCCTAGCCATGAAGGTCGCCGAACTGCGCGAGAAAGAGGTCAAGTCCCTGCACGACCTTTTGGGCGAAAGCCGCGACGAGCTCTTCAAGCTGCGCTTTCAGCATGCCACGGCCCAGTTGGAAAAGACCCACAAGCTTGTGGACGTCAAAAAGAACATCGCCCGGATCCTGACCGTGTTGCGCGAAAAAAACGCGCCCGGCGCGTAAGCGGAGCCTTGACATGATCGAACAGCACAAGAGCAATCGCCGCGTTTTGACCGGCGTCGTGGTTTCAAGCAAGAACGACAAGACCATCGTGGTCCGGGTCGAGACCT
Proteins encoded:
- the rplC gene encoding 50S ribosomal protein L3: MAGTLGILGRKLGMTRIFADDGTMIPVTVIEAGPCPVVQIKTPATDGYEAVQIGFDPIPERKVNKPMRGHLAKAGRGDYRVLRELRFDGAGGFELGMDLTVSIFAPGEVVKVTGTSIGKGFQGVMKRWNFAGLKATHGTEKAHRSGGSIGNNTEPGKVMKGKKMAGHMGAKTVTCIGLEIVDVRPEDNLLLVKGPIPGPKNAVVMVRKQG
- the rpsS gene encoding 30S ribosomal protein S19 codes for the protein MPRSLKKGPFVDGHLQRKVQIANESKDRRVIKTWSRRSTILPEMVGMTFAVHNGKKFIPVFVSENMVGHKLGEFSPTRTFHGHAADKKTKAKK
- the rplV gene encoding 50S ribosomal protein L22, whose translation is MEAKAIARYIRVSPQKARLVADNIKGRPVEEAMNILKFTPKKAARLIGKVLHSAVANAEQISGVDIDTLTVKQVIINPGPSWKRLLTRSMGRANRIVKRTSHITVVVAES
- the rpsC gene encoding 30S ribosomal protein S3 yields the protein MGQKVHPYGFRLGYNKTWISRWFTKKDYPAFVFEDSKIRKFVKKSLYHAGISKIEIERAGGKIRLIIHTARPGIVIGRKGTEIEKVRADLKQRFGREFTVEVTEIRRPEIDAQLVAENIALQLERRVAFRRAMKRTVGLSRKFGAEGIKVACAGRLAGAEIARAEWYRDGRVPLQTLRADIDYGLATAKTTYGVIGVKVWIFKGEILDREVEA
- the rplD gene encoding 50S ribosomal protein L4; protein product: MANVKIFDQTKREVGELELSSEIFEVPVRPEILHLVVRAQLAAKRAGTHSTKTRSEVSGGGHKPWRQKGTGRARAGSNRSPLWRGGAVIHGPHPRDYEFKVNRKVRQLALKMALSAKLGDASLLLVDKFDVAEAKTKLMARVVGDLGLRKALIVLPESDNTLELSARNLPGIKVIRQDMLNVYDVLLHEQLVMATDAVLRVQERLRHGVR
- the rpmC gene encoding 50S ribosomal protein L29, giving the protein MKVAELREKEVKSLHDLLGESRDELFKLRFQHATAQLEKTHKLVDVKKNIARILTVLREKNAPGA
- the rplP gene encoding 50S ribosomal protein L16, with protein sequence MLAPNKTKFRKMQKGRLRGPATRGATVSFGEVGIKAVEHGKLTSQQIEAARVAIMRHIKRGGKVWIRIFPDHPITEKPAEVRQGKGKGAPVGWYAAVKPGRVLYEIKGVDMEVAKIALTRAMHKLPIKTRIVVKEVA
- the rplW gene encoding 50S ribosomal protein L23, whose product is MEYAKILLRPLVSEKATFVKDAANQVVFQVAPGANKIEIKKAVEAAFSVKVESVSVTVRKPRKRRHGRTMRRVPGLKKAYVTLAAGDKIEFFEGV
- the rplB gene encoding 50S ribosomal protein L2, which produces MSIRKLKPTSAGRRFQTVSTFEEVTRSTPEKSLTEGLPRKAGRNTYGRITARRRGGGNKRLYRIIDFKRDKWGIPAKVFSIEYDPNRSARIALLHYADGEKRYILAPVGISVGDTLTAGETADIKSGNALPLKRIPVGTLLHNIELAPGRGGQMCRAAGTYAQLIAKEGKYALVRLPSGEVRNVLAACIATVGQVGNVMHENISIGKAGRNRWLNRRPKVRGVAMNPVDHPLGGGEGKSSGGRHPVTPWGKPTKGYKTRNVKKPSSKLIVKRRGEK